The nucleotide window AGGACGTCAAGGAGGTACCTGATCGCGGATTCTCCCCTGAGCCTGCCCCCTGTTCGTATGAAAACGACCTCCGCAAGGAGGAGCTTCTCCTCGTCGAAGAGCAGGTGGACGTAGGCGCTTCTCTCATCCTTTGAAAAAATTCTAACCAGGACTCCCCTTCCGAGCCTCAGGGCCTCCTGAATGAGCAGGAACAGATCCTCAGGGGATTTGCAAACTATGTTCTCGAACAGCCTTATGCCTTCCCATACCCTCATCTTCATCACCGATACCCATTGCTCCCTCATCCTATTTAAAGATTTTCCAAAATTTTTGGTAAAATCTTGGATTTATTCCATCGATCAATAATAGAAATTGCAAAAAATCCAAATATTGTTAGAGAAAATCCAAAAACTTGAAAGTGCTTTGGAATTGTGAGAATTTATGAAAACGCCAAAAAAGTTTGGAAAGCCATCAGGCGGAGTCGTAGTATATGACGTAGGTGTCGCCGTCGTCGTAGACTTCCTGCGGGGCGACGCCGTAAAGGTACTTCCAGCTGAAGCCGGGGTTGGCGTCTATGTCAGGCCCTCCGACGGCCATGTATGAGGCCCAGACCAGCTCGGAGCAGTAGTACTTGTCCCCGTATACGTGCTTGGTGTACCAAGCCCAGTCGTAGGGCTTTCCAAGCTGCTGGAGGGCAAAGTTAACGGCCGCCTGCCTGACCGCATCTGTCGTGGCGACGCGGAGAACCGCAACGGCATCGTACCTCTGGAGGAAGTCCGAGAGGTAAACCAGCCTGACCTCGCTGGGGTTGTCCCAGGCCTCGATGACTATGTACTCTCCAACTGAGGCATCGTAACCGACGATCATCCCGGTGTGGGTCCAGTAGCCGGGAATGAAGAGATCGCTTATCGGGTTGTGGCCGATAACGATGTCACCCGGTTTGAGGCCCGTTGGATACGGGTGGTAGTAGCCACCGCTGCTCCCAATGGCTCCGGCCGGCTGGAGGCCAATCGAGAACACAACAAACATGGCCAGTATTGCCATCAACCTCTTCATTTTAGGCACCTCATGGAGTTGTTCGTACACAATAGGCGTTTGATACTTATAAATGTTTCTTTCTGTACATTAATGAACGTTGAGAGACACCACAGAAGGGTACACCATTGGAATGTATTCAAAAATTCACAGAACAGTTATCAGATTGAATAAAATGAAAAACACTTCAGCGAAGAAGTCTCACGAACTCCCTCATCCAGGCGTAGAGATCACCGGGGTGCCTTGAGCTGACCCAGTTTCCATCGACAACGACCGGTTCATCGATCCACCTGACGCCGGCGTTTATCATGTCGTCCTTTATCCCGGCGTAGCTTGTTCCCGTTCTGCCTCTGAGAACTCCCGCCGAGATGAGTATCTGCGGCCCGTGGCAGATTGTGGCCACTGGCTTTCCGTCCTCGAACATCTTCTTTGCTATGGCAACTGCCTTCTCATTGAGCCTGACCCTCTCAGGCGCCCGACCACCGGGGAGAACGAGGGCGTCGAACTCGTCGGGATCCACCTCCTCGAACCCCAGGTGAACCTCTACGGAATAGCCGTGCTTGCCCGTTATGGTCCCCCTCTCGAAGCTCGCTATGTAGACCTCGTGTCCATCCTCCCTTATCCTGTGGAGGGGGTATATCAGCTCAACGTCCTCGAAGTCGTTGGCACTCAAGAACAGCACCTTCATTCCCATCACCGGACTCAATTTCGCGGGCATGTATTTAAAATTTCGGCCGCAAAGCCCTTAAACCGATCCTCGTTTTTACAGTAGGTGGAGCGAATGGACGTGGAAAGGAAGATAGAACTGATAAAAAGGAAACCAACTGAGGAGCTTTTGACGGAAGAGAACCTCAGGCACCTCTTCGAGGTTGGAATTCCGATGCAGCACTACATCGGATTTGAAATCAGCGGTTACATTCACCTCGGAACCGGACTCATGGCTGGGGCGAAGATAGCCGACCTCCAGAAGGCCGGGATAAAGACGAGGATTTTCTTAGCCGACTGGCACAGCTGGATAAACGACAAGCTCGGTGGCGATTTAGAGACCATACAGAAGGTCGCCCTCGGCTACTTCAAGGAGGGCATGAAGCAGAGCATCAAGGTCATGGGGGGAGACCCCGACAAGGTCGAGTTCGTCCTCGCGAGTGAGATACTGGAGAAAGGTGATTACTGGCAGACGGTGATAGACATCTCCAAGAACGTAACCTTAGCGAGAATGATGCGCTCGATAACGATAATGGGACGCCAGATGGGTGAGGCCATAGACTTCGCCAAGCTCATCTACCCAGCGATGCAGGTTGCCGACATCTTCTACCAGGGCGTTACCATAGCCCACGCCGGAATGGATCAGAGGAAGGCCCACGTCATAGCCATCGAAGTGGCCCAGAAGCTGAAGTACCACCCGCTCGAGTGGAAGGGCGAGAAGCTCAAGCCGGTCGCTCTGCACCACCACCTCCTCCTCGGCCTGCAGGAGCCGCCGATCTGGCCGATAGAGAGCGAGGAGCAGTTCAAAGAGCTTAAGACCCAGATGAAGATGAGTAAGAGCAAGCCCTACTCGGCAGTTTTCATTCACGACACGCCGGAGGAGATTAAG belongs to Thermococcus sp. AM4 and includes:
- a CDS encoding YiiX/YebB-like N1pC/P60 family cysteine hydrolase, coding for MKRLMAILAMFVVFSIGLQPAGAIGSSGGYYHPYPTGLKPGDIVIGHNPISDLFIPGYWTHTGMIVGYDASVGEYIVIEAWDNPSEVRLVYLSDFLQRYDAVAVLRVATTDAVRQAAVNFALQQLGKPYDWAWYTKHVYGDKYYCSELVWASYMAVGGPDIDANPGFSWKYLYGVAPQEVYDDGDTYVIYYDSA
- the pfpI gene encoding deglycase PfpI; the protein is MKVLFLSANDFEDVELIYPLHRIREDGHEVYIASFERGTITGKHGYSVEVHLGFEEVDPDEFDALVLPGGRAPERVRLNEKAVAIAKKMFEDGKPVATICHGPQILISAGVLRGRTGTSYAGIKDDMINAGVRWIDEPVVVDGNWVSSRHPGDLYAWMREFVRLLR
- a CDS encoding tyrosine--tRNA ligase; this translates as MDVERKIELIKRKPTEELLTEENLRHLFEVGIPMQHYIGFEISGYIHLGTGLMAGAKIADLQKAGIKTRIFLADWHSWINDKLGGDLETIQKVALGYFKEGMKQSIKVMGGDPDKVEFVLASEILEKGDYWQTVIDISKNVTLARMMRSITIMGRQMGEAIDFAKLIYPAMQVADIFYQGVTIAHAGMDQRKAHVIAIEVAQKLKYHPLEWKGEKLKPVALHHHLLLGLQEPPIWPIESEEQFKELKTQMKMSKSKPYSAVFIHDTPEEIKQKLRKAFCPAREVRYNPVLDWAEYIIFREEPTEFTIHRPAKFGGDVTYTTFEELKRDFAEGKLHPLDLKNAVAEYLIELLKPVREYFERNPEPLELMRQVKITR